In one window of Macadamia integrifolia cultivar HAES 741 chromosome 2, SCU_Mint_v3, whole genome shotgun sequence DNA:
- the LOC122091646 gene encoding palmitoyl-monogalactosyldiacylglycerol delta-7 desaturase, chloroplastic-like isoform X1 produces the protein MALLASPPNAGFNPSSPIVRTKRSPRLGSSVLNAAGVESSEQNPLISETSSRKRRGAVGVARAVASENLGGGHQILLSDVVVKQGRRVYLGRKWNSLDMATAGVVLFMHLLCLFALFTFNWRAFWVAVSLYVLTGLFGITLSFHRNLTHRSFKIPRWLEYFFAYCGVQALRGSPMDWVSTHRYHHQFCDSDRDPHSPIEGFWFSHISWLFDHDSVIERCGEPNNVADLQKQPFYRFLRSTYIAHPIALGALLYALGGFPFFVWGMGVRIVWVYHITWLVNSACHVWGRQAWNTGDLSRNNWWVALLAFGEGWHNNHHAFEYSARHGLDWWELDMTWCVVRLLQAVGLATDVKVPSETHKQRMAFHN, from the exons ATGGCTCTACTAGCTTCACCACCCAATGCCGGCTTCAATCCTTCTTCTCCTATCGTCCGTACAAAAAGATCGCCAAGACTTGGCTCCAGCGTCCTCAATGCAGCAGGAGTCGAGAGTTCGGAGCAGAATCCATTGATATCTGAAACTTCTAGTCGAAAGAGGAGGGGAGCTGTGGGCGTCGCCCGTGCGGTTGCATCTGAAAATTTGGGCGGTGGGCACCAAATTCTGCTGTCGGATGTGGTGGTGAAGCAGGGGAGGAGGGTTTACTTGGGACGAAAATGGAATTCTCTGGATATGGCGACGGCCGGGGTGGTTCTGTTCATGCATCTACTGTGCTTATTTGCGCTATTTACCTTCAACTGGAGAGCATTTTGGGTGGCTGTATCGCTCTATGTGTTGACTGGGCTGTTTGGGATTACTCTCTCATTTCATAGAAACCTTACGCACAGGAGCTTCAAGATCCCTAGATGGCTTGAATACTTCTTCGCCTATTGTGGGGTTCAAGCACTTCGG GGGAGCCCAATGGATTGGGTAAGCACACACAGGTATCATCACCAGTTCTGCGATTCAGATCGAGACCCACACAGCCCCATTGAAGGGTTTTGGTTCAGTCACATAAGTTGGCTTTTTGACCATGATTCTGTTATTGAAAGG TGCGGAGAGCCCAATAATGTAGCGGATTTACAGAAGCAACCCTTCTACAGGTTCCTGAGAAGCACTTACATTGCTCACCCGATAGCACTTGGGGCTCTTCTCTATGCATTGGGAGGCTTTCCTTTCTTTGTCTGGGGCATG GGTGTGAGAATTGTATGGGTCTACCATATCACCTGGCTAGTGAACTCAGCATGTCACGTCTGGGGACGTCAAGCATGGAACACTGGGGATCTATCCAGGAACAACTG GTGGGTAGCTTTGCTTGCATTTGGAGAGGGTTGGCACAACAATCATCATGCCTTTGAGTACTCAGCTCGGCATGGACTGGACTGGTGGGAGCTCGACATGACTTGGTGTGTAGTGAGACTACTTCAAGCTGTTGGATTGGCTACAGATGTGAAGGTTCCCTCTGAGACTCACAAGCAAAGGATGGCTTTCCACAATTAA
- the LOC122091646 gene encoding palmitoyl-monogalactosyldiacylglycerol delta-7 desaturase, chloroplastic-like isoform X2: protein MALLASPPNAGFNPSSPIVRTKRSPRLGSSVLNAAGVESSEQNPLISETSSRKRRGAVGVARAVASENLGGGHQILLSDVVVKQGRRVYLGRKWNSLDMATAGVVLFMHLLCLFALFTFNWRAFWVAVSLYVLTGLFGITLSFHRNLTHRSFKIPRWLEYFFAYCGVQALRCGEPNNVADLQKQPFYRFLRSTYIAHPIALGALLYALGGFPFFVWGMGVRIVWVYHITWLVNSACHVWGRQAWNTGDLSRNNWWVALLAFGEGWHNNHHAFEYSARHGLDWWELDMTWCVVRLLQAVGLATDVKVPSETHKQRMAFHN, encoded by the exons ATGGCTCTACTAGCTTCACCACCCAATGCCGGCTTCAATCCTTCTTCTCCTATCGTCCGTACAAAAAGATCGCCAAGACTTGGCTCCAGCGTCCTCAATGCAGCAGGAGTCGAGAGTTCGGAGCAGAATCCATTGATATCTGAAACTTCTAGTCGAAAGAGGAGGGGAGCTGTGGGCGTCGCCCGTGCGGTTGCATCTGAAAATTTGGGCGGTGGGCACCAAATTCTGCTGTCGGATGTGGTGGTGAAGCAGGGGAGGAGGGTTTACTTGGGACGAAAATGGAATTCTCTGGATATGGCGACGGCCGGGGTGGTTCTGTTCATGCATCTACTGTGCTTATTTGCGCTATTTACCTTCAACTGGAGAGCATTTTGGGTGGCTGTATCGCTCTATGTGTTGACTGGGCTGTTTGGGATTACTCTCTCATTTCATAGAAACCTTACGCACAGGAGCTTCAAGATCCCTAGATGGCTTGAATACTTCTTCGCCTATTGTGGGGTTCAAGCACTTCGG TGCGGAGAGCCCAATAATGTAGCGGATTTACAGAAGCAACCCTTCTACAGGTTCCTGAGAAGCACTTACATTGCTCACCCGATAGCACTTGGGGCTCTTCTCTATGCATTGGGAGGCTTTCCTTTCTTTGTCTGGGGCATG GGTGTGAGAATTGTATGGGTCTACCATATCACCTGGCTAGTGAACTCAGCATGTCACGTCTGGGGACGTCAAGCATGGAACACTGGGGATCTATCCAGGAACAACTG GTGGGTAGCTTTGCTTGCATTTGGAGAGGGTTGGCACAACAATCATCATGCCTTTGAGTACTCAGCTCGGCATGGACTGGACTGGTGGGAGCTCGACATGACTTGGTGTGTAGTGAGACTACTTCAAGCTGTTGGATTGGCTACAGATGTGAAGGTTCCCTCTGAGACTCACAAGCAAAGGATGGCTTTCCACAATTAA
- the LOC122064810 gene encoding disease resistance protein RPV1-like: MDSEWTREREGSSSSTPCSNHDVFLSLRDEDTCKNFTDHLYTALVRRGINTFRDDDELRRGEDITLELLRAIEKSRISIIVFSRNYASSRWCLDELVKIIECRETICQMVLPIFFDVDLSDVWKQSGIFGEVFARLEKRFKVEMEKVDRWRRALKEAVNLSRWDLRNR; this comes from the coding sequence ATGGATTCGGAGTGgacaagagaaagagaaggctCCTCTTCTTCTACTCCTTGCTCGAATCATGATGTGTTCTTAAGTTTAAGAGATGAAGACACATGCAAGAACTTCACTGATCATCTCTACACTGCTTTAGTTCGAAGAGGAATCAACACCTTCAGAGACGACGATGAGCTCAGGAGAGGAGAAGATATCACCTTAGAGTTGTTGAGAGCAATAGAGAAATCGAGGATTTCCATCATTGTCTTTTCCAGGAATTATGCTTCTTCTAGGTGGTGCCTCGATGAGCTTGTCAAGATAATCGAGTGCAGAGAGACAATCTGCCAAATGGTTCTACCTATTTTCTTTGATGTTGATCTATCTGATGTTTGGAAACAGAGTGGGATCTTCGGGGAAGTATTTGCAAGGCTAGAAAAACGTTTCAAAGTCGAGATGGAGAAGGTGGACAGGTGGAGGAGAGCTCTTAAAGAAGCAGTGAACCTGTCCAGGTGGGATCTACGAAATAGGTAA